The region ATCAACCGCTGGGGCAGTGATTGTTAGAGAAAGTGGAAtggactctcatacttagggggatgACTAAGTAATAAACCACTAGTAGGAGTAGGTAATAGGGACCATGAACATGGGTTGTTCATCTAAGACCttgtgtacttgattctctataatagtggattatctttcaaaggtgaaaaccctccagacgtaggtgatattgcaccgaactgggttaccaatctctataatagtggattatctttctcagATGAAAATCCTCAACTAAACACTATTGTTTGTAACATATTGTACAACATGTCTTAGAGATCGAGTAGAACATCTATTTTACGGTTGCCAGAATTTCAACAAGGTATTTATACAAATTACAGTTGACTGAATAATAAAATCCTAACCTAATTACATGTGTAAATACAGGTAAATAAGTAAAGAATATTCCATTTTCTATAACAGCCCCGCAGTCGAAGCGAGAGGTTCATCGATGCTGAGACTGGaacaaaaatgataaaaaagaaCTCGAGGAAGACCCTTTGTAAAAATGTTCGCAATCTGATGACGGGtaggaacatgaaggacgcgAGCCTAGCCACACACAACCTTTTTCCCGAATATCCATCTTAATATGTTTGGTACGTTGATGGTGCACTGGATTACCAGAGaggtagatggcactaacattgtCACAATTGACCAATGTTGCTTGAGATAGAGGAAAGTGAAGCTCCAGAAGTAAATTGCAGATCCAACATGACTCAGGAGAAAATATTAGCAACACCCCAGTATTCAGCTTCAACACTAGAGCAAGAGAGGGTGGGTTGCCACTTGGAGGACCATGAAATGAGATTGTCGCTAAGGAAAACacagttgtaagatcaagtttttatctagtagtacaactctatgttttgatgattacaagttaactattaagtatgtacaattatggtactctaacgttgtttttctgagtgttcaaatgacatgccaagactctggacctatctcacaagaatcagaagcacaatgctcaaagagtaacctctgcaacaatttcacacgtactatgttcaatctgaacagtagatcaagcttcagaagatctgaagattacaaagctctgatatggattccgcttactagaagctctgaaggatcagacgttctgaaggatcagacgctctgaaggatcagacgctctgaaggatcagacgctctgaagcatcagaagctgagtagtgaagactctgaagtccaagagtaagctggctctgaagaccaagtacttctcctctgagtccagaagcagaaggtacaaaagacagaggatccaagcttccctctgactctgatcatcaagcttcacaagttccaagatgaagcatccctctgatcagaagtcaacaaggttgaaggtcatgtcgctatccaaagtacaaaagcaattgtaccattcctgacgaccttacctaactgattcagccatagcagaacttggaaattccagatctgccctccaacggtagcatctccatgcaacgttcaaaccctaatccttggagtatataaagaaggctgaagattgaaagatgccgcctaagaaacttactcacgcgcaagaaatatttcaaaatcttcttagcaatctttcttcaaatagaactaagtgtgtttactatcagcttttgtaGAAGCACTTAATTGTAAACCCAatactttcaaacagttgtttgttttacctttaggagatcaaggttggtcggatcctagagaagactaagagagtgaatcttagtgttagctaagtcagtgtattgttagtcactttgcaggtagcaagtgcagttgtaacaaaacactgattagtggattgccttcattctaagaaggaagaaatcaccttaacgggtggactggattagcttgagggatttatcaagtgaaccaggataaaatcatttgtgtgctttccttatctcttatctctgcactcttatctttggtgttcgaagagatttatttaaatctcaagtgggttgagtttttagttgtaaaacgctattcaaacccccatttctatcatttttcataccttcaacagtAACTAGAAGTAGAGCGTCTGGTGTCAAGACATCCCCTAATAATCGGGAAAAAAATAGAAAGCGTGCGTGCAAAAGCATATTGGCAATTTTACCTAATGAGATTCTTAGAAGTGATTCGTGAAGCCTTAATTGCAGCTCCGATCAAGCTACTACCAGTGATGCAAATTCCCCTTCACAAGAAAAGACAAAGGTGAGAAAAACGGGAATAGCGAAATCGGAAATGGAGAGAGCGTGAACCAGAGGAGAGCGTGAGTACCAGACAACGACGAGGATAGAGACGCCGAAAGCGACGGCGATTCTGATGGCAGAGAAGGTGTATGGGGAGATCTTGATGAGTGCGGTGCTCCATGCGTACGAGTGCGACGCCATTGTTACAGCACCagacatgatgatgatgaggtgtTCGTGTTGAGAACAAACCATCCGGATCAGATCTCTCTTTCTGAATGTTGTTttgttagagagagagagagagagagagagagttagggGAGAGACAAAAACGACGTGCCATTTAGCATTGAAGGCtccagttttttgtttttgtcaacTATGCGATATTTCATTCCAAATATGAAAGTGGGCTCAGAGGCCCAAAGTTTGCAATGTGGGTCCAAACAAAAAAGACACAAATCATATGAATTTTAGATTTGGTGGATATGTTTggcttttcattttatttttctaattttaattataaattatctttttttttaatttcatataataAATTGTGAAAATAATTTGTGTTGTGAGTACATCACGTGTCATTAGTGTGAGTTTGTGGTGTTAAGATCACATATTCAGGAGATCAAGTACGTACACGTGTAGTATAAGCTTAAGAGTTAAGCAATTgattttatatataaaagattGATTGGGACACACAATCAGGGCGATGCACAACAATTACTTCAAAGAAGGTTaagagagaaaagagtaagATATGGAATTGCCGGAAGGATGCATCGCTGATATTCTGTGCCACACTACTCCGTTGGATGTTGCCAGGATCTCAGTCATTTCTAAGATCTTCTGCTCTGCCGCTGATTCTGATACCATTTGGGATCATTTTCTCCCTTCTGATTATCGTTCCATCATTTCCATGTCTCCTTCCTTGACCAACGCTCCTTCAAAAAAAGCTCTCTATCTCGCTCTCTCTGATCACCCTATCATCATTGACCAGGGTAAAAAGGTAAATAATCTCATCAATCTAGTATGATCATTTCTTAGATTAGGGCTTTTATGAGTATTAATTAAGCTTTGGTTGTTTTCTAATTTTCTGAAATGCAGAGCTTTCAATTGGACAGGAAGAGTGGGAAGAAATGTTACATGCTTGCTGCCAGAGCTCTCTACATTTCTAGCGGTGACGATGAACGTTACTGCCACTGGGTCACCCTCCCTGAGTCTAGGTCAGCTCTTCAGTATTGAATTTTCTTCTAGTTTTTTGTGgagttcattttattttattttattttattaattaatgataaGACTTATCAAACAAAAGTCACAATGTTAATTAATCTCACCTTTAATGCatcaataatatatttataagaaTTAAGTAAAAGATCGGTGAATTTTATTTccaattcatttattttaaacatAAAGCCTACTTATGATaagattatttaaatttttgagTAAGGTATATTGTCATTTAATTACGAGTTATGTTGTGAATGTTTATATTTTTGTACCACATCATTCTTATGTACAAATGTTGTCAACCTATATATTGAACAGATTTGAAGAAGTTGCCAAGCTTAAAGTTGCGTCCAGGTCTGTTATTTGTGGGAAGATAAATACTGTTGATTTGTCCTCAAACACTCAATATGCATCTTTTCTTGTTTTTAAGTTGATCAATGCTCATGGATTTCACTGCAAACCTATGTTTTTATTGATTAACATTTCTGGAGGCCATATATGTTATAAGGCGGTTTGTTTGGACTTGAGGTCAAAAGCTATGGATAGTACATTCATATTTCGAAATGTCAGAAGTGATGGCTTGTTGGAGATTGAGATAGGGGAGTTCTTCAATTCAGGTCAAGAAGATGGTGAAGTAGAGATGTGTGTTATGATGATAGAGGGGAATGGCAGTTTCTATCTTGAAGGAATAGAAGTTAGGCCTAAAATTCTCATCCCATGAAAAATAGTAGATAGCCCTAGAAAATATGTTAAGGGTATTGCAACTTTTTTTGGTAGAAAATATGGTCTCCaaataaatttctttttcatttcttaGTTTTTGACCAAATAAACTTATTATGTGTCTGTTTGTTCTTTATTCCCTTTGCTTGTGTATTCATTCAATCCTAATTTGAAAACACTTCAAAAATGCATATGCATTCATTCCTATTATACTTTATTGTTCTTTATATCTTgatttcttttattcttttctcgtaatttttttttataagaaaatgttagttgttagaaatgttagtaaattaatccctcatctgagttcgaacccgggacccttcacccttcatcccatccaacccttatgtctctaactcttaccacttgagctatctttTGGGGACTCCTTTCTCTTACTTATCATTTAGAGTGTTTACACCCTCATGGATAGCTAGAACTAATACATGAAAATTGTGAGTGATATAGAAAGagtgaataaaaaaatttgacCAAACAATATGCATAGCATGAGTAATAATAGTACTTGAAATATGTTGCCTTAGAGCACAAATTGATGTCATTTATTTGAGTCCAAATCCTCTGTCTCAATTCTCTATCTCAAACCCTGTCCCACCAGTGAGAAATTGACAACTCAATTAAAAAATCCAACTCATCACTCTTTTCACTTACGACATTAAGGAGACGTTTGGTCaa is a window of Lotus japonicus ecotype B-129 chromosome 5, LjGifu_v1.2 DNA encoding:
- the LOC130719061 gene encoding putative F-box protein PP2-B12, which gives rise to MELPEGCIADILCHTTPLDVARISVISKIFCSAADSDTIWDHFLPSDYRSIISMSPSLTNAPSKKALYLALSDHPIIIDQGKKSFQLDRKSGKKCYMLAARALYISSGDDERYCHWVTLPESRFEEVAKLKVASRSVICGKINTVDLSSNTQYASFLVFKLINAHGFHCKPMFLLINISGGHICYKAVCLDLRSKAMDSTFIFRNVRSDGLLEIEIGEFFNSGQEDGEVEMCVMMIEGNGSFYLEGIEVRPKILIP